The following proteins are encoded in a genomic region of Bacillus sp. FJAT-22090:
- a CDS encoding amino acid ABC transporter ATP-binding protein, whose amino-acid sequence MIKVENLSKSFGNLEVLKNISTYIAPQEVVCIIGSSGSGKSTFLRCLNLLEEPTGGQIIVEDENIVDKDTDINKLRQKMGMVFQQFNLFPQKSVIENITLAPMKLKKKSKKDAKTQAMELLKKVGLSEKADVYPTNLSGGQQQRVAIARALAMEPHVMLFDEPTSALDPEMVGEVLRVMKQLAKEGMTMVIVTHEMGFAREVADRVIYIDGGCIIEEGNPQDLFSNPTHERTKAFLSKVL is encoded by the coding sequence ATGATTAAAGTTGAGAATCTTTCCAAGTCATTTGGAAACTTAGAAGTCTTAAAAAATATTAGTACGTATATTGCACCACAAGAAGTGGTTTGCATTATCGGCTCTTCTGGTTCTGGAAAAAGCACATTCTTAAGATGTCTAAATCTCTTGGAAGAACCCACAGGTGGACAAATTATCGTTGAAGACGAAAACATAGTAGATAAAGACACGGATATTAATAAGCTCCGTCAAAAAATGGGGATGGTTTTTCAACAATTTAATCTTTTTCCACAAAAAAGTGTCATTGAAAATATCACTTTAGCCCCAATGAAATTAAAAAAGAAATCTAAAAAAGATGCCAAAACGCAAGCGATGGAACTATTAAAAAAAGTTGGGCTATCTGAAAAAGCCGACGTTTATCCTACTAATCTGTCCGGTGGTCAACAACAGCGAGTAGCCATTGCAAGAGCATTGGCTATGGAACCCCATGTCATGTTATTTGACGAACCTACTTCTGCACTTGATCCTGAAATGGTAGGTGAAGTTCTGAGAGTTATGAAGCAACTAGCAAAAGAGGGGATGACGATGGTCATCGTAACTCATGAAATGGGTTTTGCTCGTGAAGTGGCAGACCGAGTAATTTATATTGATGGTGGATGTATTATTGAGGAGGGTAACCCGCAGGATTTATTTTCAAACCCAACTCATGAGAGAACAAAAGCATTTTTATCAAAAGTTTTATAA